DNA from Rhizobacter sp. J219:
CCCCTGAGGTCCGCGTTTGGGCAACAGCGTCGATTGGTCGACGAAGCCTGGTGTCACGGCGATCTTGGGCAGGCCTGCTGGCTGGTGCGCGGGCGGGTTCGGCCGCTTGGTGATCAGGTTGGTTGTGGCACCAGGCTGTGCCTGGGCGACCGTGGGTGCGACCGGTTTGGGCTTCGGTGCGTAGGACGGATTGGGCACCACGTTCGTCTTGCGGCTGGACGATTCGGCGGGGCTGTCGTTGCCGGGCTTGCGTGCGGGCGGGACGGCTTTGGCGGCCAGCTGCTGGCGCTTCTCAAGCGGCAGGGCGTTGTACTCGTCCCACTTCGCCTTGCGCTCCTGGGCCGGCACCTGCTGGGCTTCGCGGAAGTTCATGCGCGCCTGACCACGCTCGCGCGGCGTCATCTTGGCCCATTCGGCCATGCGGTTCTGGATGCGCGCCTGTTCGTCGGGCGACATGGTGGGGAAGCGGTCGGCGATCTCGATCCACTTCGAGCGGCGTGGGCTGTCGATCCGACCCCATTCGGCCTGCAAAGGGCGCAAGGCGCGCTGCTGGCTCGGGCTCAGCGCTGACCAGTTCACCCCTTCCACTGGCGCTGGAGGGACATTCTTCGTGGGGGGCGGTGGGGTCTGGGCGACGCTCGGCGGGGCAGTCATCACCCAGAGCGCCGACACGAGCGCCAGCCCACAGAAAGCGCTGCTGCGCCGTGTGGGACGGTCGGTACGGAAAGGCGGGGGCACGGTCGCGACTCCGGTCAATCGCGGGGAGTTTTCAGAAACTCCACGAAGCCGGGGTCGCTGTAGGCCGCGGGTGGCAGGTCGTCTGCGAGGATGGACGCGTCGATTTCGGCCGCGGCCGTGATCTGGCTCTGGGTGTGCAGGCGCTGGATCAGCACCAGGCCACCCACCAGCGCGACGAGCGGCACCCAGGCCGCAAGCTGCATCCACCAGCCGCCACTCTGCGGGCTGCCCAGCGACAAGGTGCCGCCGCCGTTGGCGACCGAGGACGAAGCGGACTGGGTGGTGGTGGCGCGTGCCGTCTGGGCACGCTGCAGGGCTTGTTCACGCGCGAAGCGGAGCCGCTCGGTCACGTCTTGCGGAAGCTCGGCCGCTTTTTCCGTCAGCCGAGCGGTCATGCGCAAAGCAAGCCGGGCCTCAAGGGCTTCCAGCTCTGCCGGTGCGTAAGGACGAAGTTCGGTGCGGTTCATAGCTCAATTCCCTTTGCCTTCAGGGCATCGGCCAAGGCGTGCACTGCTCGCGAGCAGTGAGTCTTGACGCTGCCCTCCGAGCAGCCCATCACGGCAGCTGTCTCGGCGACATCGAGTTCCTCCCAGTAACGCAGCAGAAAGGCTTCTCGTTGACGAGCCGGCAGCTTGGCCACTTCACCATCGATGGCAAGCATGATCTGAGCCCGAGAAACCGAGTCTGCTGCACTTTCTGCAGCAGGAGAGTCATTTTCGGCTGCCAGAGTTTCCAGCAGATCGAAATCTCCGTCCTCAGATGAGGATTCGTACTCGGAAAAGTTGCGCACCACCGCATTGCGCACCTTCTGTCGGCGGAACCAGTCCATGGTGGCGTTCGACAGGATGCGCTGGAAGAGCAGCGGCAGTTCGGCGGCTGGGCGGTCCACGTACTTCTCGGCCAGGCGGATCATGGTGTCCTGGACGATGTCGAGCGCGGCATCGTCGTCCCGAACGGCATATGCGACGCGCTTGAAGGCGCGTCTCTCAACGCTTTTCAGGAAATCCGAGAGTTCTTTGTCAGATGCCAAGGGGGTGCGCCTGGAGGGCCGGCCGCTCGAAAAACCGCGGGATTATGGCACCCAGGTATTCCGGCTCACGCTCGCGCTCCCTGCCGGCCTATAATGTGCGTTCGCACAACATCTGGTCTTAATTTGGCGCCCGACCTGGGCGCCTTCGTTACTGGCCCGAGCAGGCACCACACCCACTTCAAAAGAGCGCGGAGAGGTGCACCGATGGATTTTCGTTAGAGAAATTCGCAAAGGTTCAACATGGACATGTCTGCCGCGGAAATCAAACGCGCCGCTTCGGCGCAACCGCAAAACTCCCCTCCGCCGAGCCGAATGGTTCGGAAATCCTGGTCCGCTGCCTTCAGGCTGAAGGCGTCAAATTCCTCTGGGGTTACCCCGGTGGTGCGGTCCTCTACATCTACGACGCCCTGTACAAGCAGGAAAGCATCGAGCACATCCTGGTGCGCCACGAGCAGGCGGCGATCCATGCTGCCGACGGCTACGCCCGGGCGACCGGTGACGTCGGCGTCGCGCTCGTGACCTCGGGCCCTGGCGTGACCAATGCCGTGACCGGCATTGCCACCGCGTACATGGACTCGATTCCGATGGTGATCATCACCGGCCAGGTGCCCACGCCGGCGATCGGCCTGGATGCCTTCCAGGAGTGCGACACCGTCGGCATCACCCGCCCGATCGTCAAGCACAACTTCCTGGTGAAGGACGTGCGCGACCTGGCGATGACCTTGAAGAAGGCGTTCCACATCGCCCGGACCGGCCGCCCCGGCCCTGTGGTGGTCGACATCCCGAAGGACGTCTCGCTCAAGACCGCGCCGTTCAACTACCCGGCGACCGTCGAGATGCGGTCGTACAACCCGGCACGCAAGGGCCACGGTGGGCAGATCCGCAAGGCTGTGCAACTGCTGCTGGCGGCCAAGCGCCCCTATATCTACACGGGTGGTGGCGTGGTGCTCGGCAATGCCTCGGCCGAACTGCGCGAGCTGACCAACCTCCTGGGCTACCCCTGCACCAACACGCTGATGGGTCTGGGCGCCATCCCCGCGAGCGACCCCAAATTCCTCGGCATGCTGGGCATGCACGGCACTTACGAAGCCAACATGACGATGCAGAACTGCGACGTCCTGCTGGCGGTGGGCGCCCGGTTCGACGACCGGGTGATCGGCAACCCGAAGCACTTCGCGACCGTCGAGCGCAAGATCATCCACATCGACATCGACCCGTCGTCGATCTCCAAGCGCGTGAAGGTCGACATTCCCATCGTCGGGGATGTGAAGGACGTGCTGCAGGAGTTGATCGTCCAGATCAAGGAAGCGCAGGCCAAGCCCGACGTGCAGTCGCTGTCGGCCTGGTGGGGCCAGATCAACGAGTGGCGCAAGCGCGAGTGCCTGAAATACAAGAACAGCACCGAGGTGATCAAGCCGCAGTACGTTGTCGAGACGCTGTGCGAGCTGACCCGCAACCGCGACACCTACATCACCTCCGACGTCGGCCAGCACCAGATGTGGGCCGCGCAGTTCTACCGCTTCGAGGAACCACGCCGCTGGATCAACTCCGGCGGCCTGGGCACGATGGGCGTGGGCCTGCCGTACGCGATGGGCATCAAGATGGCCAAGCCCGATTCAGACGTGTTCTGCATCACCGGTGAAGGCTCCATCCAGATGTGCATCCAGGAGCTGTCGACCTGCCTGCAGTACAAGACGCCGGTGAAGGTTGTCTCGCTCAACAACCGCTACCTGGGCATGGTGCGCCAGTGGCAGGAACTGGACTATCAGGGCCGCTATTCGCACAGCTACATGGACGCGTTGCCCGACTTCGTGAAGCTCGCCGAGGCCTATGGCCACGTCGGCCTCCTGGTCGAGAAGCCGGGTGACGTGGAGCCGGCGCTGCGCGAAGCCATCAAGCTCAAGGACCGCACCGTCTTCCTCGACATTCGCACCGACCCCACGGAGAACGTCTGGCCGATGGTGCAGGCCGGCAAGGGCATCTCGGAGATGCTGCTCGGTTCCGAAGACCTGTGAGGCGCTGAACCCGGCCAGGGGTGGTGCGTTACCGCGCCCGCCCGAACGCCTGGGAGACGCGCCGAACGATTTCGACCATTCCTAACTCATTCACGGACAGCGTGGCCAAGGGCCATGGGTTACCGCCCATGGCCTGAAGAGCGCGCTACACACCCATGAAACACATCATTGCCTTGCTGCTGGAAAACGAACCAGGAGCCTTGTCGCGCGTGGTCGCACTGTTCTCGGCTCGCGGCTACAACATCGAAAGCCTCACGGTCGCGCCGACGGAAGACCCGTCGCTCTCGCGCATGACGATCGTGACTACCGGTTCCGACGACGTGATCGAGCAGATCACCAAGCACCTGAACCGACTCATCGAAGTCGTGAAGGTCGTCGACCTGACCGAAGGCGCCTACACCGAGCGCGAGCTGATGCTCATCAAGGTGCGTGCCGTCGGCAAGGAGCGCGAAGAGATGAAGCGCATGGCCGACATCTTCCGCGGCCGCATCATCGACGTGACAGAGAAGAGCTACACCATTGAATTGACGGGCGATGCGTCCAAGCTCGATGCCTTCATCGAAGCACTGGACCGCACCGCCATTCTGGAAACCGTGCGCACCGGCACCAGCGGGATCGGTCGCGGCGAGCGCATCCTGCGCGCGTGAGTCCCTCACCGAAAATCCCCCGAAACCCGCTTTGAACTGACGACAGAGAGAAGGAGCTAGAGATGAAGGTTTATTACGACAAGGA
Protein-coding regions in this window:
- a CDS encoding DUF3106 domain-containing protein, giving the protein MNWSALSPSQQRALRPLQAEWGRIDSPRRSKWIEIADRFPTMSPDEQARIQNRMAEWAKMTPRERGQARMNFREAQQVPAQERKAKWDEYNALPLEKRQQLAAKAVPPARKPGNDSPAESSSRKTNVVPNPSYAPKPKPVAPTVAQAQPGATTNLITKRPNPPAHQPAGLPKIAVTPGFVDQSTLLPKRGPQGAATRSAAAVPAASTPSRQ
- the ilvN gene encoding acetolactate synthase small subunit gives rise to the protein MKHIIALLLENEPGALSRVVALFSARGYNIESLTVAPTEDPSLSRMTIVTTGSDDVIEQITKHLNRLIEVVKVVDLTEGAYTERELMLIKVRAVGKEREEMKRMADIFRGRIIDVTEKSYTIELTGDASKLDAFIEALDRTAILETVRTGTSGIGRGERILRA
- a CDS encoding RNA polymerase sigma factor, coding for MASDKELSDFLKSVERRAFKRVAYAVRDDDAALDIVQDTMIRLAEKYVDRPAAELPLLFQRILSNATMDWFRRQKVRNAVVRNFSEYESSSEDGDFDLLETLAAENDSPAAESAADSVSRAQIMLAIDGEVAKLPARQREAFLLRYWEELDVAETAAVMGCSEGSVKTHCSRAVHALADALKAKGIEL
- a CDS encoding DUF3619 family protein produces the protein MNRTELRPYAPAELEALEARLALRMTARLTEKAAELPQDVTERLRFAREQALQRAQTARATTTQSASSSVANGGGTLSLGSPQSGGWWMQLAAWVPLVALVGGLVLIQRLHTQSQITAAAEIDASILADDLPPAAYSDPGFVEFLKTPRD